CAGCCCGGTTTCCTCGAAGGTCTCGCGGCGTGCGCCGTCCTGGATCAGTTCACCGCCTTCCAGGCCGCCCTTGGGCAGCGACCAGCGACCCCGCTCGCGCACCAGCAGAATCTCCTCGCCGCGCAGCACAATGCAGCCTACGGCAATGCGGGGGCCTTCCACCGGCCGCTTCTGCCCCCGCTTGCTGGGCGCGGCGGGCACCGGCACGGCCACCGTGTTGGTCACCTGCCCCGGCTTCAGGGGCGTGCCCACGCCGGGCGTGCGCCGCCTCCTGCGCCGCCGTCCCCCCGCCGCGTTCTTGACCCCACTGTCGCCGGTCATTACACGCCCTCCGGGGCGAGGTCGTTGAAGCGCACGTGCGAGCTGTGGAACTGCAGCTTGACGGTGCCCACCGGGCCGTTGCGCTGCTTGCCGATGATGATCTCGGCGATGCCCTGCTGGTCAGTTTCCTTGTTGTAGTACTCGTCGCGGTAGATGAACATCACGATGTCGGCGTCCTGCTCGATGGCGCCCGATTCGCGCAGATCGCTGAGCATGGGCCGGTGGTTGGGCCGCTGCTCCACGGCGCGGCTCAGCTGGCTCAAGACCATGATCGGCACTTCCATCTCGCGCGCCAGCCCCTTGAGCCCACGCGAGATGGTGCTGATTTCCTGCTGGCGGTTGTCGCTGCCGCCGTTGCTCTTGCCACCGGACATCAGCTGCAGGTAGTCGATGACTACCAGCCCCAGCTGCCCGTGCTGCGCGGCCATGCGCCGCAGCTTGGAGCGCAGGCCGTTGAGGGTCAGGTCCGGCTCGTCGTCGATCACCATCGGTGCCTCGGCCAGCCGGCCCGCCGCGTGGGCGAGCCGCTCGAAGTCGCGCTCGTTGAGCTGCCCGCTGCGGATGCGGTTCATGTCCACGCGGGCCTCGGAACACAGCATGCGCAGGGCCAGCTGCACGCTGGGCATTTCCAGGCTGAACACTGCCACCGTCTTTTCACGGCGCAGGGCGACATTCTGGGCGATGGACAGCGCGAAGGCCGTCTTTCCCATCGAGGGCCGCGCCGCCAGCACGTTCAGGCTGCCCTTCTGCAAGCCCGAGATCTGCTCGTCCAGATCCTTGAAGCCGCTGCTCACACCATCGGGAATGCCCTTGTTGGCGTGCAACAGGGTGATGTACTCGAAGGTGTCGTGGACTACCTCGCCCATCGCCTGATACTGCTCGCCCTTCTTCTTCTGCTCGGCCACCTCGAAGATCATCTTCTCGGCGCGGTCCAGCAGGTCTTCGAGGGGCAACTGCGCGTCGTAGGCCAGCTGCATGGCCTTGCCCGACGCGCTGATCAGCTGGCGCAGGGTGTGCTTTTCCTGCACGATCCGCGCGTAGTGCTCGGCGTAGGCGGCGGTGGGCACCTGGTCCGACAGGCCGATCAGGTAGGTCAGGCCGCCCACCTCGTCCAGCGTGCCCTTGCTGCGTAGGTCCTCGCTGAGGGTCACCAGATCCACTGGCTCGCCGCGCTCCTGCAGGTCACGCATGGCGGTGAAGATCTTGCGGTGGCCCTCACGGTAGAACATCTCCGGGGCCACCGTGTCGCCCAGGTTGGTCATGGTGTCGTTGTCCAGTAATACACTGCCCAGCACGCTGATCTCGGCGTCGTTGCTGTGCGGTGGAACGCGCGGCGTGAGTTCCAAAAGCCTATCTCCTTTGCCCGGTCGTGCCAGCCGGCGCCCTCCCGCAGAGGGGGAGGCGCGGCACACGCGGGGGTCAATTCGCGGTGTAGATGTGATGGGGACGGATGAACGGTCCCATTCGCCAGACCGGGGTCCGGTTGAACTGGGGAGCAGCATAGCACCCACGCGCCGCCGGGGGACCACCAACCCGCCCACTCTGACAAAGGTCTTCTCAGGGGCGACGACAGCAGAAATACAGCTCCAAACGCTCAATACGGCTTTTTTCACCCACTACCTGAATGGTTGCCAGGATCGCGAAAGGGTAAGAGTCTTGTTAGAAGCTCCCCACTAATCTGTGATCAAGCAAGGACGGGAGACACCCGCACCTGCAAGCCATCAGTAGGCGGGCCGGACCCAAATACAT
This genomic interval from Deinococcus aerolatus contains the following:
- the dnaB gene encoding replicative DNA helicase, which produces MELTPRVPPHSNDAEISVLGSVLLDNDTMTNLGDTVAPEMFYREGHRKIFTAMRDLQERGEPVDLVTLSEDLRSKGTLDEVGGLTYLIGLSDQVPTAAYAEHYARIVQEKHTLRQLISASGKAMQLAYDAQLPLEDLLDRAEKMIFEVAEQKKKGEQYQAMGEVVHDTFEYITLLHANKGIPDGVSSGFKDLDEQISGLQKGSLNVLAARPSMGKTAFALSIAQNVALRREKTVAVFSLEMPSVQLALRMLCSEARVDMNRIRSGQLNERDFERLAHAAGRLAEAPMVIDDEPDLTLNGLRSKLRRMAAQHGQLGLVVIDYLQLMSGGKSNGGSDNRQQEISTISRGLKGLAREMEVPIMVLSQLSRAVEQRPNHRPMLSDLRESGAIEQDADIVMFIYRDEYYNKETDQQGIAEIIIGKQRNGPVGTVKLQFHSSHVRFNDLAPEGV